The Ignavibacteriales bacterium genome has a segment encoding these proteins:
- a CDS encoding CoA-binding protein, translated as MSDAKELMEICRFLSEAKTIAVVGLSNNPDRTSRQIAEFLVYNGFRVVGINPNIKKAGEIEIYPNLSAIPFSVDIVDVFRRSETIPEIIDDLIKIKPKVLWLQQGIRNDEAVKPVIENGIYTIQDKCIAVYYNLCKANSN; from the coding sequence GTGAGCGATGCAAAAGAATTAATGGAAATATGCCGTTTCCTATCCGAGGCTAAAACAATTGCAGTAGTTGGTTTGTCGAATAATCCGGATAGAACAAGCAGACAAATTGCAGAGTTTCTTGTTTACAATGGTTTCAGAGTTGTTGGTATAAATCCTAATATTAAAAAAGCCGGAGAGATTGAGATCTATCCCAATCTCTCTGCCATTCCTTTCAGTGTTGATATTGTTGATGTGTTTAGAAGATCGGAAACAATTCCAGAAATAATTGATGACTTAATTAAGATTAAACCAAAAGTCCTATGGCTGCAGCAGGGGATCAGAAATGATGAAGCAGTTAAACCGGTTATTGAGAATGGTATTTATACAATTCAGGATAAATGTATCGCCGTTTATTATAATTTGTGCAAAGCGAATAGTAATTAG
- the gcvP gene encoding aminomethyl-transferring glycine dehydrogenase — protein MNNYEFYDKFVDRHVGPNQEEIAKMLNAIGVSSLDELIEKTVPASIRLKNELNIDPAQSEYEFLNNLKTLADKNKVFKNYIGLGYNATITPGVIKRNILENPGWYTQYTPYQAEISQGRLEALLNFQTMIVDLTGMPITNASLLDEATAAAEAMTMLFALRKTNKRNANVFWVSKDVLPQTIDVLKTRSEPFGIKLRIGDHKNIELADDIYGMLVQYPTTDGEVFDYAELFKQADAKGIYKAVAADLLSLAILTPPGEFGADIVVGSTQRFGVPIGFGGPHAAYFATKDEFKRQIPGRIIGVSIDSHGRRALRMALQTREQHIKREHATSNICTAQVLLAIMAGMYAVYHGPKGIRAIAERVHNLTVLLDQALQKIGVSQTNKNYFDTLKIELNSTEEALNVRAEAVKNKLNFRYIDKKSIGISISEPITVKDIRQIVKVFATALNKKYDDSIFSTEFKNGISQELQRRSSFLTHPVFNSYYSETEMMRYIKTLEKKDLSLTTSMIPLGSCTMKLNASSEMFGISWPEFADLHPFAPLDQAEGYLQLFKELENDLAEITGFDSVSLQPNSGAQGEYTGLMVIRAYHNSKGQPNRNIILIPSSAHGTNPASAVMAGSKVVVVKCDERGNIDMLDLKAKAEQFKENLSALMVTYPSTHGVFEEAIIEACDIIHKNGGLVYMDGANLNAQVGLTSPGFIGADVCHLNLHKTFAIPHGGGGPGMGPIAVAKHLTPFIPGHSLVKIGHDKAIHAVSAAPWGSASVLVISYAYIKMMGGNGLTFATKAAILNANYIKAKLEKHYLVLYSGSNGFCAHELIFDCRPFKNSAGVEVEDIAKRLMDYGFHAPTVSFPVPGTIMVEPTESESLRELDKFCNALIAIRNEIDEIEKGTISREDNALKNSPHTVEIVVSENWNHPYTRETAAFPTNDTKQNKFWPTVGRINNAYGDRNLVCSCVPINEYEEEIVK, from the coding sequence ATGAACAATTACGAATTCTACGACAAATTTGTTGACCGGCATGTTGGTCCTAACCAAGAAGAAATAGCAAAAATGTTAAATGCAATTGGTGTATCCTCCCTTGATGAGTTGATTGAAAAGACAGTCCCAGCTTCCATAAGATTAAAAAATGAATTGAACATTGATCCGGCTCAATCTGAATATGAATTCTTAAACAATTTAAAAACATTAGCCGATAAGAATAAAGTCTTCAAAAACTATATCGGACTGGGATACAACGCAACTATTACACCAGGGGTAATTAAACGGAATATATTGGAAAATCCCGGCTGGTACACACAGTACACACCTTATCAGGCAGAAATATCACAAGGACGATTAGAAGCATTACTGAATTTTCAAACAATGATAGTAGATTTAACCGGTATGCCGATTACAAATGCATCGTTGCTTGATGAAGCTACTGCCGCTGCTGAGGCAATGACAATGCTTTTTGCGTTACGCAAAACAAATAAAAGAAATGCAAATGTTTTTTGGGTTTCTAAAGATGTACTGCCTCAAACAATTGATGTACTTAAAACACGTTCCGAACCATTTGGAATTAAATTGAGAATCGGTGACCATAAAAATATTGAACTTGCAGATGATATTTATGGAATGTTAGTTCAGTACCCAACCACGGATGGAGAGGTTTTTGATTATGCAGAGCTTTTCAAACAAGCAGATGCTAAAGGTATTTACAAAGCTGTTGCGGCAGATTTATTATCGCTCGCAATTTTAACTCCTCCGGGAGAATTCGGTGCCGATATAGTAGTCGGCTCAACACAACGATTTGGGGTTCCGATCGGTTTCGGTGGTCCGCATGCTGCTTATTTTGCAACTAAAGATGAGTTCAAAAGACAAATTCCAGGAAGAATTATCGGAGTTTCAATAGATTCGCACGGAAGACGCGCATTGCGAATGGCTCTTCAGACAAGAGAGCAGCATATAAAGCGAGAACACGCAACAAGCAACATCTGTACGGCACAAGTACTTCTGGCAATCATGGCGGGAATGTACGCAGTTTATCATGGACCAAAAGGAATAAGAGCAATTGCGGAACGCGTGCATAATTTGACAGTGTTATTAGATCAGGCTCTGCAAAAAATCGGAGTCAGTCAAACAAATAAAAATTATTTTGATACGCTGAAAATTGAATTGAACTCAACCGAAGAAGCATTAAATGTTAGAGCCGAAGCGGTTAAAAATAAATTAAACTTTCGGTACATAGATAAAAAATCGATCGGAATTTCAATCTCCGAACCAATCACTGTAAAAGATATTAGACAGATTGTAAAAGTTTTTGCTACGGCGTTAAACAAGAAATATGATGACTCAATATTTTCGACTGAATTTAAAAATGGAATATCACAAGAGTTGCAGCGTCGGTCCAGTTTCTTAACACACCCGGTATTCAATTCTTACTATTCAGAAACCGAGATGATGCGCTACATTAAAACTCTGGAGAAAAAAGATTTATCGCTCACAACATCAATGATACCACTTGGTTCATGCACCATGAAACTTAATGCGTCATCTGAAATGTTTGGAATAAGCTGGCCGGAGTTTGCTGATCTTCATCCTTTCGCACCGCTTGATCAAGCAGAAGGTTATTTGCAGCTCTTCAAAGAATTGGAAAATGATCTTGCTGAGATAACAGGGTTTGATTCAGTTTCGCTTCAACCTAATTCAGGTGCGCAAGGCGAATATACAGGCTTGATGGTGATACGTGCATATCATAACAGTAAGGGTCAACCAAACAGAAACATAATACTTATTCCTTCTTCTGCGCATGGTACAAATCCGGCGAGTGCAGTTATGGCTGGAAGTAAAGTTGTTGTTGTTAAGTGCGACGAACGAGGCAATATTGATATGCTTGATCTAAAAGCAAAAGCTGAACAATTCAAAGAAAATCTTTCTGCTTTGATGGTCACATACCCATCAACTCACGGTGTATTTGAAGAAGCTATAATTGAAGCATGCGATATCATTCATAAAAACGGCGGATTAGTTTATATGGATGGTGCCAATTTAAATGCGCAAGTCGGTTTAACAAGTCCGGGATTTATCGGAGCGGATGTTTGTCATCTTAATCTGCATAAAACATTTGCAATACCTCACGGCGGAGGCGGACCCGGTATGGGACCAATCGCGGTAGCAAAACATTTAACACCTTTTATTCCGGGACATTCTCTTGTGAAAATAGGTCATGATAAAGCAATACACGCTGTTTCTGCGGCACCATGGGGAAGCGCAAGTGTTCTTGTCATTTCATATGCATATATAAAAATGATGGGTGGAAATGGATTAACGTTTGCAACTAAGGCTGCAATACTCAATGCAAATTATATTAAGGCAAAATTAGAAAAACATTATCTTGTTCTTTATTCAGGCTCAAACGGGTTTTGTGCGCATGAATTAATTTTTGACTGCCGTCCTTTCAAAAATAGTGCTGGAGTTGAAGTTGAAGATATTGCCAAAAGATTAATGGATTATGGTTTTCACGCACCGACAGTTTCTTTCCCGGTTCCGGGAACTATTATGGTTGAACCGACAGAAAGTGAATCATTGCGCGAACTTGATAAATTTTGCAATGCCTTAATTGCAATCAGAAATGAAATTGATGAGATTGAAAAAGGAACAATTAGTAGAGAAGATAACGCTTTGAAAAATTCTCCTCACACTGTCGAAATAGTAGTTTCCGAGAATTGGAATCATCCATACACACGCGAGACTGCAGCTTTCCCAACAAACGATACAAAACAAAATAAATTCTGGCCGACTGTCGGAAGAATAAACAACGCATACGGTGATAGGAATCTTGTTTGCAGCTGCGTTCCGATAAATGAATATGAAGAGGAAATTGTTAAGTGA
- a CDS encoding FapA family protein: MADDVQNDFSSRVKLEIVEKKMKAFLEVKEPESDQSLPITLQDLLDLISKEGIKYGVNENLLNEIIEGKKWGEKFIVAEGSPPLFGEDAKLEFYFPTVKSLRPQISEDGHIDYREISVVNSVDKDDVLIRKIAPTLGPKGMDVLGNELPGSYGKDMNILLGQGTYRDSADNMIIKASADGIIFYDEQKVSIEVQKIFLIKGSVDFSTGNVNVKSSVEIHGDVNPGFSVKTPYNIQINGTVEQATILCDGTLKVKEGIVGDGKLLIYAGGDIHSGYINNQHLKCKGSLFVGSELRNSVVDCGDEVMMLKNTGVIIGCKLYVSNKVTSATIGNKYNVPTEIEVGINFKFKETYDLKKAEIIAVHKVIDTLKKNIAQISQQAETSLNTKRILTFRDECDAYTVKLEKLRKDLQEIEKQYYDVGNPAVYVTKTVYPGTIIKLKHTTFEVKEDISHVMFKLVGDEIVTTNL; the protein is encoded by the coding sequence ATGGCAGATGATGTTCAAAATGATTTCTCTTCAAGAGTTAAGTTAGAAATTGTTGAAAAAAAGATGAAAGCATTTCTTGAAGTTAAAGAACCTGAATCGGATCAGAGTCTGCCAATTACTTTGCAAGATCTTCTGGATTTAATTTCCAAAGAAGGAATTAAATACGGTGTTAATGAAAATCTCCTTAATGAAATAATTGAAGGGAAGAAATGGGGAGAAAAATTTATTGTTGCGGAAGGATCGCCGCCATTGTTTGGAGAAGATGCCAAACTAGAGTTTTATTTCCCAACTGTTAAATCACTGAGGCCGCAGATTAGTGAAGACGGTCATATTGATTACCGCGAGATTTCAGTTGTAAATAGTGTAGACAAAGATGATGTTTTAATTAGGAAAATAGCACCAACATTAGGTCCGAAAGGAATGGATGTTTTAGGTAACGAACTTCCCGGAAGTTACGGCAAGGATATGAACATTCTGTTAGGTCAGGGCACTTATAGGGATTCTGCAGATAATATGATAATAAAAGCTTCTGCTGATGGAATTATATTTTATGACGAGCAAAAAGTCAGTATTGAAGTTCAAAAAATATTTTTAATAAAAGGATCCGTAGATTTTTCAACCGGTAATGTAAACGTCAAAAGTTCTGTGGAAATTCACGGTGATGTGAATCCGGGATTTTCAGTAAAAACACCATATAACATTCAGATAAACGGCACTGTTGAGCAGGCAACAATTTTATGCGACGGCACTTTAAAAGTGAAAGAAGGAATTGTTGGAGATGGTAAACTTTTAATTTATGCGGGCGGAGATATTCATTCCGGTTATATAAACAACCAGCACTTAAAATGTAAGGGAAGTTTATTCGTAGGCTCGGAACTTAGAAATTCCGTTGTTGATTGCGGTGACGAAGTTATGATGCTGAAAAACACCGGAGTTATAATCGGATGCAAATTATACGTAAGCAATAAAGTTACTTCAGCAACAATCGGGAATAAATATAATGTTCCTACCGAGATAGAAGTTGGTATAAATTTTAAGTTCAAGGAAACGTACGATCTTAAAAAAGCTGAAATAATTGCTGTTCATAAAGTGATTGATACTTTGAAAAAGAATATTGCACAGATATCACAACAAGCTGAGACCAGTCTAAATACTAAAAGGATATTAACATTTCGTGATGAATGTGATGCTTATACTGTAAAACTCGAAAAGTTAAGGAAAGATTTACAAGAAATTGAAAAACAGTACTATGACGTTGGCAATCCGGCTGTTTATGTAACCAAAACGGTCTATCCGGGAACAATTATCAAATTAAAACACACAACTTTTGAAGTGAAGGAAGATATTTCACACGTGATGTTCAAACTGGTTGGTGATGAAATTGTAACAACAAATCTTTAA